A genomic region of Microbacterium schleiferi contains the following coding sequences:
- a CDS encoding carbohydrate ABC transporter permease, giving the protein MSAAAPTRESVATPTVAATVPSAARRRLPGRVLAWQIALYAILAVLAIIYIYPFLVQVATSFKTDADAAADPIGLIPSPFTWAAYQRLFLESAFPLWFANSVVVTISVTLGRVFFDSLAGYALARLRFRGRGVVFALLIGVMAVPAVVLLIPKFLVINQLGIYDSYAGMILPLLVDAAGVFIMKNFFESIPVAVEEQARVDGAGTFRIFWSVVLPMARPALITIVILSFQGSWNELSHFIVSTQSPELTTLTKGVASLASGQLSQGSQYPIKLAAAAIMTIPVAVIFFIFQRRIMNTSEGAVKE; this is encoded by the coding sequence ATGAGCGCCGCAGCGCCGACGCGGGAGTCCGTCGCCACGCCCACCGTGGCGGCCACCGTCCCGTCAGCGGCTCGCCGCCGCCTGCCGGGGCGCGTGCTGGCATGGCAGATCGCTCTCTACGCAATCCTCGCGGTGCTCGCGATCATCTACATCTATCCGTTCCTGGTGCAGGTTGCGACCTCGTTCAAGACGGACGCCGATGCCGCGGCAGATCCGATCGGACTCATCCCGTCGCCGTTCACCTGGGCCGCGTACCAGCGGCTGTTCCTGGAGTCGGCATTCCCTCTCTGGTTCGCCAACTCCGTCGTCGTGACCATCAGCGTCACCCTCGGACGCGTGTTCTTCGACTCCCTGGCCGGCTACGCCCTCGCACGGTTGCGTTTTCGCGGACGAGGGGTGGTCTTCGCGCTTCTGATCGGGGTCATGGCCGTACCAGCTGTCGTGCTCCTGATCCCGAAGTTCCTCGTGATCAATCAACTGGGCATCTACGACTCCTACGCCGGAATGATCCTTCCGCTTTTGGTCGATGCGGCGGGAGTGTTCATCATGAAGAACTTCTTCGAGTCGATCCCCGTCGCCGTCGAGGAACAGGCCCGGGTCGACGGTGCGGGAACGTTCCGGATCTTCTGGTCGGTTGTGCTTCCCATGGCGCGCCCCGCGCTCATCACGATCGTGATCCTGTCGTTCCAGGGATCGTGGAACGAACTGAGCCACTTCATCGTCTCGACGCAATCGCCCGAACTCACCACGCTCACCAAGGGCGTCGCGTCGCTGGCCAGCGGCCAACTCAGTCAGGGGTCTCAGTATCCGATCAAGCTCGCCGCAGCGGCCATCATGACGATCCCTGTCGCTGTGATCTTCTTCATCTTCCAACGCCGCATCATGAACACCAGTGAAGGAGCCGTCAAGGAATGA
- a CDS encoding glycogen debranching N-terminal domain-containing protein, with protein MTDDPHPPRQPLLSDSVIVLRAPTQVWGSRGGDIGEAAIDGVFHGDVRVIRSLTVHCDESDLETISTVAHGADRAVFGLLARGIDDPMPDPKVRILRDRRVGDGSLTETLIVQSHVTEAIRLTLRAQVRPEFSSLHDVKAGAPAPQQFTIEAVASDRMRVTAGSSTVSVAAPNAAVDTLDGAIDITWSLDLPPAARVEREIRIDITDPTLVVRGASSPAPWDLPLLINRVSDPRLRRWLGAAMGDLDALRMSLPADPTDEFFAAGAPWFFTLFGRDSLWAARFALPVAPEIAASTLRVLARVQGHAHDAPTAQEPGKIPHELRSAGMQLPAEGVALPPLYYGSVDATPLWVCLLVDAWRSGMPEGEVRELAPALRAALRWMLEEGDTDGDGFLDYIDRSGHGLANQGWKDSGDSIQWRDGRLAEGPIALCEVQGYAYEAAVGGAELLENMGLTDVDDPVQPAVLREWARDLRNRFAEAYWVTTPEGRYPAVALDRHKRPVDTLTSNVGHLLGTGILDPRDEAQVATLLRGATLSSGYGIRTMSTEAAGYWPLSYHGGSVWAHDTAIAAWGMARTGLSEDAAAVAQQLIDAAEGFGYRVPELYAGDSQGQSPVPTPYPAACRPQAWSAAAAIVCADILSRPISSRDHNILTGSGLRAVV; from the coding sequence ATGACCGACGACCCGCATCCGCCCCGCCAGCCGCTGCTGAGCGATTCCGTCATCGTGCTACGCGCCCCGACCCAGGTCTGGGGCAGCCGAGGCGGTGATATCGGGGAAGCTGCCATCGACGGGGTCTTCCACGGTGACGTGCGCGTCATCCGTTCACTCACCGTGCACTGCGACGAATCAGACCTGGAGACCATCTCGACGGTCGCCCACGGCGCGGATCGTGCCGTCTTCGGACTGCTCGCGCGCGGAATCGATGACCCGATGCCGGACCCGAAGGTGCGCATACTGCGAGACCGGCGGGTTGGCGACGGATCGCTAACGGAGACGCTCATCGTGCAGTCCCACGTGACCGAAGCGATCCGCCTCACGCTACGCGCGCAGGTTCGCCCCGAGTTCTCGTCCCTCCACGACGTGAAGGCGGGAGCGCCCGCACCACAGCAGTTCACTATCGAGGCGGTCGCCTCCGATCGGATGCGGGTCACCGCCGGATCGTCGACGGTCAGTGTCGCCGCACCGAACGCGGCAGTGGACACACTCGATGGCGCGATCGACATCACGTGGTCTCTCGATCTTCCACCGGCGGCGCGCGTGGAACGCGAGATACGGATCGACATCACCGATCCGACGCTGGTGGTGCGAGGCGCGAGCTCCCCAGCACCGTGGGACCTGCCCCTTCTGATCAATCGGGTTAGCGACCCCCGGTTGCGTCGGTGGCTGGGTGCGGCGATGGGGGACCTCGACGCGTTGCGGATGTCTCTTCCGGCCGATCCCACCGACGAGTTCTTCGCCGCGGGCGCGCCGTGGTTCTTCACCCTGTTCGGTCGCGACTCGCTGTGGGCGGCGCGGTTTGCGCTCCCGGTCGCCCCCGAAATCGCCGCGTCGACCCTGCGCGTGCTCGCCCGCGTGCAGGGGCACGCGCACGACGCTCCGACAGCCCAGGAACCGGGGAAGATCCCGCACGAACTGCGCTCTGCAGGGATGCAGCTTCCCGCGGAGGGCGTCGCGCTCCCGCCGCTGTACTACGGCAGTGTCGACGCGACGCCGCTATGGGTTTGCTTGCTCGTCGACGCGTGGCGGTCGGGCATGCCCGAGGGCGAGGTGCGTGAGCTGGCTCCGGCGTTGCGGGCTGCACTGCGGTGGATGCTCGAGGAGGGCGATACGGACGGAGACGGATTCCTCGACTACATCGATCGCTCAGGTCACGGCCTGGCGAATCAGGGGTGGAAGGACTCGGGTGACTCCATCCAGTGGCGCGACGGTCGTCTCGCGGAAGGTCCCATCGCGCTGTGCGAGGTACAGGGCTACGCGTATGAGGCTGCGGTCGGCGGCGCGGAGCTGCTCGAGAACATGGGACTCACCGACGTCGACGACCCAGTGCAACCGGCTGTCCTGCGGGAGTGGGCGCGCGACTTGCGCAATCGGTTTGCGGAGGCTTACTGGGTAACGACTCCGGAAGGTCGCTACCCCGCGGTCGCGCTTGATCGCCACAAGCGCCCGGTGGACACCCTGACCAGCAATGTCGGGCACCTTCTTGGAACAGGCATCCTTGACCCCCGGGACGAGGCCCAGGTCGCGACCTTGCTTCGGGGTGCAACCCTCTCCAGCGGGTACGGGATCCGCACGATGTCAACCGAGGCTGCCGGATACTGGCCGCTGTCGTATCACGGCGGCAGCGTCTGGGCTCACGACACCGCCATCGCGGCCTGGGGGATGGCGCGCACGGGGCTCTCGGAGGACGCCGCCGCCGTCGCACAGCAGCTCATCGACGCTGCAGAGGGCTTCGGCTACCGCGTTCCCGAGCTCTACGCGGGCGATTCACAGGGGCAGTCTCCGGTTCCGACCCCATACCCCGCGGCGTGCCGGCCACAGGCGTGGTCCGCAGCCGCAGCGATCGTCTGCGCCGACATCCTGTCTCGACCTATTTCGTCACGAGATCACAACATCCTTACGGGTTCGGGCCTGCGTGCCGTAGTGTGA
- a CDS encoding cold-shock protein yields the protein MATGTVKWFNSEKGFGFIAPDDGSADVFAHFSAISGSGYRSLEEAQKVEFDTEQGPKGLQAANIRAL from the coding sequence ATGGCCACCGGCACCGTCAAATGGTTCAACTCCGAGAAGGGATTCGGTTTCATCGCTCCCGATGACGGTTCCGCCGACGTGTTCGCGCACTTCAGCGCGATCTCCGGCAGCGGCTACCGTAGCCTCGAGGAAGCGCAGAAGGTCGAGTTCGACACCGAGCAGGGCCCCAAGGGTCTGCAGGCGGCGAACATCCGCGCACTCTGA
- a CDS encoding fatty acid desaturase family protein, with product MTETARLGPVRQTYAGTADFPPVARSYTQVSQVVRELGLLQRTPWFYAAVGGAIALAFGGAITGFILLGDSWLQLLMAAAFGILFTQVAFLAHEAAHRQILSSGPANDRLARVLGGIVGMSYSWWDSKHSRHHANPNRVGKDPDIEVDTISFLETDAAASRGIVRLITRKQGWLFFPLLTLEGFNLYALSFRHLFSRGPIKGRWTELGILSLRFGVVLVPIFLLLPLGMAFAFVGVMVAVFGVYMGASFAPNHKGMPIIAPDAKLDFFSKQVRTSRNVAGGWWATWLMGGLNYQVEHHLFPSMSRLHLAQAREIVRDYCQTHDVPYTETSLWRSYAIVIGYLNRVGLAARDPFDCPMVSEYRRA from the coding sequence GTGACTGAGACCGCCCGCCTCGGGCCGGTTCGTCAGACCTACGCCGGGACCGCAGATTTCCCGCCGGTGGCGCGTTCGTACACGCAGGTCTCGCAGGTCGTCCGCGAACTCGGGCTGCTCCAGCGCACGCCCTGGTTCTACGCCGCTGTCGGCGGCGCGATCGCTCTCGCCTTCGGCGGTGCCATCACCGGATTCATCCTGCTCGGCGACAGCTGGCTGCAGCTGCTCATGGCTGCCGCGTTCGGCATCCTCTTCACGCAGGTTGCGTTCCTCGCGCACGAAGCTGCGCACCGCCAGATCCTCTCGAGCGGCCCCGCCAACGACCGGCTCGCCCGGGTCCTCGGCGGCATCGTCGGGATGAGCTACTCGTGGTGGGACTCGAAGCACTCCCGCCACCACGCCAACCCCAACCGTGTCGGCAAAGACCCCGACATCGAGGTCGACACGATCTCGTTCCTCGAGACGGATGCCGCAGCCTCCCGCGGCATCGTGCGCCTGATCACCCGCAAACAGGGCTGGCTGTTCTTCCCGCTTCTCACTCTCGAAGGCTTCAACCTCTACGCGCTGAGCTTCCGCCACCTGTTCTCACGCGGACCGATCAAGGGCCGGTGGACAGAGCTCGGCATCCTGAGCCTGCGCTTCGGCGTCGTGCTCGTCCCGATCTTCCTGCTGCTGCCCCTGGGTATGGCGTTCGCGTTCGTGGGCGTGATGGTTGCGGTCTTCGGTGTCTACATGGGGGCTTCGTTCGCGCCCAACCACAAGGGGATGCCGATCATCGCCCCCGACGCGAAGCTCGACTTCTTCTCGAAGCAGGTGCGCACCTCGCGTAACGTCGCCGGCGGATGGTGGGCGACCTGGCTCATGGGTGGCCTCAACTACCAGGTGGAGCACCACCTGTTCCCCAGCATGTCGCGCCTGCACCTGGCTCAGGCCCGCGAGATCGTTCGCGACTACTGCCAGACCCACGACGTGCCCTACACCGAGACCTCGCTGTGGCGCTCGTACGCGATCGTCATCGGCTACCTGAACCGCGTGGGCCTGGCCGCACGCGACCCGTTCGATTGCCCGATGGTCTCGGAGTACCGCCGCGCCTGA
- a CDS encoding DEAD/DEAH box helicase translates to MTTFLDLGVPAVLAEVLSAEGKAEAFPIQADTLPDSLAGRDVLGRGRTGSGKTIAFALPMVARIAASSTPLTSGRPRGLVLAPTRELATQIAATIEPLANAVGLRVTTIFGGVSQRPQEQALRAGVDIVVACPGRLEDLMKQQVVRLDRVEISVLDEADHMADLGFLPGVTRILTATPADGQRLLFSATLDGGIDGLARRFLSSPVSHEVDESSVPAGEMTHRVLLVPGTEEKTALVRELASGQGRRILFTRTKHQAKKLAKQLTAAGIPAVDLHGNLSQNARDRNLAAFSAAPENGGVRVLVATDVAARGVHVDQVELVVHVDPPVEHKAYLHRSGRTARAGAEGTVVTVGLEAQRREIAQLLKKAGIQVEPDSVRASSASVDTLVGPRAPHRMLPATAPVASSARPARSGGSGSGGQRSGGGQRGTQPARSAKQGHTAKPTHAHNPRHGADQGVAADRNPQRTTDGAPARRRRGSRGRGSGQRPAAQ, encoded by the coding sequence ATGACTACTTTCCTTGATCTCGGCGTGCCCGCAGTGCTCGCCGAGGTGCTCAGCGCAGAGGGCAAGGCCGAGGCCTTCCCGATCCAGGCAGACACCCTGCCGGACTCGCTCGCCGGGCGTGACGTGCTCGGCCGCGGCCGCACCGGTAGCGGCAAGACGATCGCCTTCGCGCTGCCGATGGTCGCGCGCATCGCGGCATCCTCGACCCCCCTCACTTCGGGTCGTCCCCGCGGTCTCGTGCTCGCCCCGACCCGGGAGCTCGCGACGCAGATCGCCGCAACGATCGAGCCCCTCGCGAACGCCGTGGGCCTTCGGGTCACCACGATCTTCGGCGGCGTCAGCCAGCGCCCGCAGGAGCAGGCTCTGCGCGCCGGCGTCGACATCGTCGTGGCGTGCCCCGGCCGCCTCGAAGACCTCATGAAGCAGCAGGTCGTGCGCCTTGACCGCGTCGAGATCAGCGTGCTCGACGAGGCCGACCACATGGCCGACCTCGGGTTCCTCCCCGGCGTGACCCGCATCCTTACGGCCACTCCCGCGGACGGGCAGCGGTTGCTCTTCAGCGCAACCCTCGACGGCGGCATCGACGGACTCGCTCGCCGCTTCCTGTCGTCGCCCGTGAGCCACGAGGTGGACGAGTCCAGCGTGCCCGCGGGGGAGATGACCCACCGCGTGTTGCTCGTTCCCGGCACCGAGGAGAAGACAGCGCTCGTGCGTGAACTTGCCTCCGGGCAGGGACGCCGCATCCTGTTCACGCGCACCAAGCACCAGGCGAAGAAGCTCGCGAAGCAGCTCACCGCTGCGGGCATTCCCGCGGTCGACCTGCACGGGAACCTCTCGCAGAACGCACGTGACCGCAACCTCGCGGCTTTCTCGGCGGCACCCGAGAACGGTGGCGTGCGCGTGCTGGTCGCGACGGATGTCGCCGCGCGCGGCGTCCACGTCGACCAGGTCGAGCTCGTCGTTCACGTCGACCCGCCTGTCGAGCACAAGGCCTACTTGCACCGCTCGGGCCGCACCGCTCGGGCCGGCGCCGAGGGCACCGTCGTCACGGTCGGGCTCGAGGCCCAGCGCCGCGAGATCGCCCAGCTTCTCAAGAAGGCAGGCATCCAGGTCGAGCCTGACTCGGTGCGTGCGTCGTCGGCATCCGTTGACACGCTCGTCGGCCCGCGCGCGCCGCACCGGATGCTGCCGGCAACCGCGCCCGTCGCCTCGTCGGCTCGCCCGGCGCGGTCGGGGGGCTCGGGAAGCGGCGGACAGCGCTCCGGTGGCGGTCAGCGCGGGACCCAGCCTGCGCGCTCGGCGAAGCAGGGCCACACGGCCAAGCCCACTCACGCGCACAACCCGCGCCACGGTGCCGACCAGGGCGTCGCCGCGGACCGCAACCCGCAGCGCACCACGGACGGTGCTCCCGCCCGTCGCCGCCGCGGCTCCCGCGGTCGCGGCTCGGGCCAGCGCCCCGCCGCCCAGTAG
- a CDS encoding carbohydrate-binding protein, protein MDLARRVRGSTPTPTATSTPTPSPTGTPTPQPTPACTGAAWSADAIYVSGNTASAGGILYRANWWTRGDDPATHNGVTGTGQPWTSLGSCGAPTPTPTPTPTVTPAPTPTPAPTPTPTSSPYPTPSPTPSGTPGVTPEFVFSPYKDVTVGMNWNTFAMGTAVGGASQPLVGAGGLLGSSATDLDAVTLAFATGTCGNENWGGVTAQAFADANIPALAAAGVDYIVSTGGAAGAFHCSSPAGLTSFIDRYASDHLIGIDFDIESGQSAADIRDLVAAATGVQDAYPHLRFSFTLATLAASDGSYGGLNATGDATVRAILASGLRNYTVNLMVMDYGAVGSGVCVVSGGVCDMGASAIQATENLQHTYAIPASKIELTPMIGMNDVRDEVFTLADVTTVAAYAKTHGLAGIHFWSLDRDVPCSPPSAWVSITCNSVPSGTASLSYTHGFLDALG, encoded by the coding sequence GTGGACCTCGCTCGGCGCGTGCGGGGCAGCACGCCCACCCCGACGGCAACCTCCACGCCGACGCCGTCACCGACGGGCACACCGACGCCGCAGCCGACGCCGGCGTGCACTGGCGCCGCGTGGAGCGCCGACGCGATCTACGTCTCGGGCAACACGGCAAGCGCGGGCGGCATCCTGTACCGGGCGAACTGGTGGACGCGGGGCGATGACCCCGCCACCCACAACGGTGTAACCGGAACGGGCCAGCCCTGGACGTCACTGGGTTCCTGTGGTGCACCCACCCCGACACCGACACCCACGCCCACCGTCACGCCGGCTCCCACGCCCACGCCGGCTCCCACGCCCACGCCGACCTCCTCGCCCTACCCGACGCCGTCTCCGACGCCCTCGGGTACGCCGGGAGTCACGCCGGAGTTCGTCTTCAGCCCGTACAAGGACGTCACCGTCGGCATGAACTGGAACACCTTCGCGATGGGAACCGCCGTCGGCGGGGCCTCCCAACCGTTGGTGGGCGCGGGAGGGCTGCTCGGCAGCAGCGCCACCGACCTGGATGCTGTCACCCTGGCGTTCGCGACGGGAACGTGCGGAAACGAGAACTGGGGCGGCGTCACCGCCCAGGCCTTCGCGGATGCCAACATTCCCGCGCTTGCCGCGGCGGGCGTTGACTACATCGTCTCCACGGGCGGGGCGGCGGGAGCTTTCCACTGCTCATCGCCTGCCGGATTGACCTCGTTCATCGACCGGTACGCATCTGACCACCTCATCGGCATCGACTTCGACATCGAATCCGGTCAGTCGGCCGCCGACATCCGTGATCTCGTAGCTGCCGCGACTGGTGTGCAGGATGCCTATCCGCACCTGCGCTTCTCGTTCACTCTCGCAACTCTCGCGGCCAGCGATGGTAGCTACGGCGGCCTCAACGCGACCGGTGACGCGACGGTGCGTGCGATCCTGGCATCGGGACTGCGCAACTACACCGTGAACCTCATGGTGATGGACTACGGCGCCGTGGGATCGGGAGTGTGCGTTGTCAGCGGGGGAGTGTGCGACATGGGAGCCTCGGCGATCCAGGCGACCGAGAACCTGCAGCACACGTACGCAATCCCGGCGAGCAAGATCGAGCTGACCCCGATGATCGGCATGAACGACGTGCGCGATGAGGTCTTCACCCTTGCTGATGTGACCACGGTCGCCGCGTACGCGAAGACGCACGGGCTTGCCGGCATCCACTTCTGGTCCCTCGATCGCGACGTGCCCTGCTCGCCGCCCAGCGCCTGGGTGTCGATCACGTGCAACTCCGTCCCGAGCGGCACCGCCTCGCTGTCGTACACGCACGGGTTCCTCGACGCGCTCGGGTGA
- the pgi gene encoding glucose-6-phosphate isomerase has protein sequence MNAPVDPTSTPAWSALTAAASGFTPDLRAWFDSDPGRVERMSHPLADLHVDLSKNLVSDEILASLVELAEQTGVAERFAQMLAGAHLNTSEDRAVLHTALRRPAGQAPALVVDGQDVDTDVHAVLDAMDAFAERVRSGQWVGVTGKKVTHVVNIGIGGSDLGPVMVYEALRPYANAGIEARFVSNIDPTDMAQKTADLDPETTLFIVASKTFTTLETLTNARLARDWLWAGLQASGAIDGSDAAKTDAVAHHFAAVSTALDKVAAFGIDTDNAFGFWDWVGGRYSVDSAIGLSLVIALGPDAFRDLLAGFHAVDVHVATTPLAQNVPVLMGLLNVWYTNFLGAQSHAVLPYAQQLHRFPAYLQQLTMESNGKRVRWDGSPVTTDTGEVFWGEPGTNGQHAFYQLIHQGTRLIPADFIAVVNPAYPLEDGGRDVHGLFLANFLAQTKALAFGKTAEEVEAEGTTGALVAARTFPGNRPTTSIFAPALTPSVLGQLIALYEHIVFTEGTIWGINSFDQWGVELGKQLALQIAPAIEGDADAVAAQDASTRALLEYYQAHRS, from the coding sequence GTGAACGCACCCGTCGATCCGACATCCACGCCCGCCTGGTCCGCCCTCACCGCCGCCGCTTCCGGATTCACTCCGGATCTGCGCGCCTGGTTCGACTCCGACCCCGGTCGCGTCGAGCGGATGAGCCATCCTCTCGCCGACCTCCACGTCGACCTGTCGAAGAACCTCGTCAGCGACGAGATCCTCGCCTCGCTTGTCGAGCTGGCCGAGCAGACCGGCGTCGCCGAGCGCTTCGCGCAGATGCTCGCCGGGGCGCACCTGAACACGTCCGAGGACCGTGCCGTGCTCCACACGGCCCTGCGCCGGCCCGCCGGACAGGCACCGGCTCTCGTCGTTGACGGGCAGGACGTCGACACCGACGTCCACGCCGTGCTGGACGCGATGGATGCCTTCGCCGAGCGCGTGCGCTCGGGGCAGTGGGTGGGCGTGACCGGCAAGAAGGTCACGCACGTCGTCAACATCGGTATCGGCGGGTCAGACCTCGGCCCCGTCATGGTTTACGAGGCTCTGCGCCCCTATGCGAACGCCGGGATCGAGGCGCGGTTCGTCTCCAACATCGACCCCACCGACATGGCGCAGAAGACCGCCGACCTCGACCCCGAGACGACGCTGTTCATCGTCGCATCCAAGACCTTCACGACGCTCGAGACCCTCACCAACGCCCGCCTCGCGCGCGACTGGCTCTGGGCAGGGCTGCAGGCATCCGGCGCCATCGATGGCTCCGACGCCGCCAAGACGGATGCCGTCGCTCACCACTTCGCCGCCGTCTCGACCGCGCTCGACAAGGTCGCCGCCTTCGGGATCGACACCGACAACGCCTTCGGCTTCTGGGACTGGGTCGGCGGCCGCTACTCCGTCGACTCGGCGATCGGGCTCTCGCTGGTCATCGCGCTCGGACCGGATGCCTTCCGCGACCTTCTCGCCGGCTTCCACGCCGTCGACGTCCACGTCGCCACCACGCCGCTCGCGCAGAACGTGCCCGTGCTCATGGGCCTGCTCAACGTCTGGTACACGAACTTCCTCGGTGCGCAGTCGCACGCCGTGCTGCCCTACGCACAGCAGCTGCACCGGTTCCCCGCGTACCTGCAGCAGCTCACGATGGAGTCCAACGGCAAGCGCGTCCGCTGGGACGGCTCACCGGTCACCACCGACACGGGCGAGGTGTTCTGGGGCGAACCCGGCACGAACGGCCAGCACGCGTTCTACCAGCTCATTCACCAGGGCACGCGCCTGATCCCTGCCGACTTCATCGCCGTCGTGAACCCCGCCTACCCGCTCGAGGATGGCGGGCGCGACGTGCACGGCCTGTTCCTCGCGAACTTCCTCGCGCAGACGAAGGCCCTCGCGTTCGGGAAGACCGCCGAAGAGGTCGAGGCCGAGGGAACGACCGGTGCGCTCGTCGCGGCTCGCACGTTCCCGGGGAACCGTCCCACGACCTCGATCTTCGCGCCGGCGCTCACGCCGTCGGTGCTCGGTCAGCTCATCGCCCTGTACGAGCACATCGTGTTCACCGAGGGAACGATCTGGGGCATCAACTCCTTCGACCAGTGGGGTGTCGAGCTCGGCAAGCAGCTGGCGCTGCAGATCGCTCCGGCGATCGAGGGCGACGCGGATGCCGTCGCGGCCCAGGATGCCTCCACCCGCGCACTGCTGGAGTACTACCAGGCTCACCGGTCGTAG
- a CDS encoding ATP-binding protein, which translates to MSSVRPANGRSPTWPIVPRDDLLAEFLHGLVGSPSQGASLVGPAGVGKSVLARQLTEQLSPAETVTVIGLTALSGCRSVPGRQRSRRGSSRRIHVVQ; encoded by the coding sequence ATGAGCTCAGTGCGCCCTGCGAACGGCCGCTCTCCGACCTGGCCGATCGTTCCCCGGGACGACCTGCTCGCAGAGTTCCTGCATGGTCTTGTCGGCTCACCATCGCAGGGTGCCTCTTTGGTCGGGCCCGCTGGCGTCGGCAAGTCCGTGCTCGCGCGCCAGCTCACTGAGCAGTTGTCGCCGGCTGAGACCGTCACCGTGATCGGATTGACGGCACTGTCGGGGTGCCGCTCGGTGCCTGGGCGCCAACGCTCGCGGCGCGGAAGCTCCCGACGGATCCACGTCGTGCAGTGA
- a CDS encoding response regulator transcription factor, with the protein MSRRELEVASRAASRARTKEIAQALGLSESTVSNQLHSAFRKLGVSSRDELREVLAELGLSGVSEH; encoded by the coding sequence TTGTCGCGGCGCGAACTCGAGGTTGCGTCGCGAGCGGCGAGTCGCGCACGGACGAAGGAGATCGCCCAGGCACTCGGCCTCTCTGAGTCGACCGTCAGCAATCAGCTGCACTCGGCATTCCGAAAGCTCGGCGTCTCGTCGCGCGACGAACTGCGCGAGGTGCTTGCCGAACTCGGCCTGAGTGGAGTGTCTGAGCACTGA
- a CDS encoding ribonuclease H family protein, protein MPQPTQPHPTDRYIVATDGACKGNPGPAGWAWVGEDGNWAAGSLPEGTNNIGELLGLLYAIADHANVRELVIQADSKYAIDTYSSWMDGHRRRGWVTSAKKPVANRDILERLIAARDARRAAGMPDVVLEHVRGHSGHRLNSWADERAVRASEHAAKGEALTWTSLRGLDPLDVSVDPPRGAADRNRR, encoded by the coding sequence GTGCCACAACCGACGCAGCCGCATCCGACCGACCGCTATATCGTCGCTACCGACGGGGCCTGCAAGGGCAACCCGGGGCCTGCCGGGTGGGCATGGGTGGGGGAAGACGGCAACTGGGCTGCGGGATCCTTGCCGGAAGGCACGAACAACATTGGTGAGCTTCTTGGGCTCCTCTACGCCATCGCCGACCACGCCAATGTGCGGGAGCTCGTGATCCAGGCAGACTCGAAGTACGCGATCGACACGTACTCGTCGTGGATGGATGGACACCGGCGCCGCGGGTGGGTGACCAGCGCGAAGAAACCGGTCGCCAATCGTGACATCCTCGAACGGCTCATCGCTGCCCGCGATGCGCGGCGGGCAGCGGGGATGCCGGATGTTGTGCTCGAGCACGTCCGCGGTCACAGCGGACATCGGCTCAACAGCTGGGCTGATGAGCGAGCGGTGCGCGCCTCCGAGCATGCGGCCAAGGGTGAGGCGCTGACGTGGACCTCGCTGCGGGGTTTGGACCCGCTTGACGTCTCGGTCGACCCGCCCCGGGGCGCCGCCGATCGAAACCGTCGCTGA